The sequence TATGGCAAATGCGTGTCTTCGATGGTTTCAATTCACAACCAATTTTAGAGAGGAAATCCTCAATTATTACTTTACATTCCTCCACAATTTCCCGATTCCAGTGCATTAACACGAAATCATCTGCATATCTTACAAAGTCAAGGGTTCTTAATTTGTCCCGTTTACCTTTTATTCCAACCCTTTCTGGGGGTTGATTGACAATGTATTCCCTGACTATGGTTTCTAACCCATGAAGGGCTATATTTGCTAATAACGGAGAAATGACCCCGCCTTGTGGAGTACCCTCTTTTGTGGGAAATAATGACCCACCATCAACGATTCCTGCTTTTAGCCACGCTCTAATCTGTCGAGCGAAGGTCGGAGATGTATTCAATTTTTGTAGTAAGTAATCATGGTTGATACGGTCGAAACATTTGGATATATCTGCATCTAGGACGTATTTGTCCTTAGTTCTTAATCCATTCCATATTGCTTCTATGGCATCGTGACAAGCTCGTCCTTTTCTGAATCCATAAGAGTTAGGTTCAAACTTTGCTTCCCATTCTGGTTCTAATGCCAGTTTTAGTACAGCTTGCTTAGCCCGTTCATAAAGAGTCGGTATTCCTAACCCGCGTTTAGAGCCATCGGATTTTGGTATCCATACTCTTCGAGCAGGCTTTGATTTATTTGCAAATTGAAGTGAACCAGCCAAGGTCAACCTTTCGGGAGGAGTTAACGATTTAACCCCGTCCACACCAGCCGTTCTTTTTCCTTGGTTGTCCTGCGGTACGGTTCTCACTGCGAACAGCTTTGCGTAAAAGGACTTTGACAACAATCTTTGGAGTTTACGAACCTTTTTGACATCACCACGTTGGGACGCTTGATAGATGCGCTTTTGGAGCTTAAAAACTTTGACTTCAACTTTCTTCCAATTGATATTCCGCCACAACCACGTCGGGTCGTCCATTCGGAAGGTCAAGAAGGAAAGCCAAAACCATCGTCTATATTTAGTAACTAGCCCAGAGGACTGTCTCATAACTTATTAACTCTACTTAGTACCCCTATCTTTTGTCTTACAGTGAGTTCGTCAGCATATCCCTCCTTTTTATTAGAGGGCGTTCGCTTCTAACTCAATCCCACCCTTCGGTATCCTGACAGATGACCCAGATTTTGCGCCTTTGGTTTGGCTACTCAGTCTATCGACCTTGACTGAGAGATATCCGAGGGGTTAACTCGTTCCCTATTTCCTTTGATTGTGACCTTAGACCCTTACTATCCACCGACGGTATTTTGATGCGCGATTTAAGAATACGAATGCTTAAATCCAACCGTCTTCACCTTTTGTGTCCTGAGTGTCAACTCCTTTCTCAGGGTAAGGATTACGATGGTTCAAGCGTAAGTTCGTCTCCTAGCCATAGTCACGTTCTAGCAGGAGGTCGTCAAGCGAGTTCAGACTTATCCCACATTTAACTACCCTGCTTTATCTTCACGTAACCAACGTTTTGATAAGGGTAGCGATGTCATCCCGCACACTGGGATGATTGGACTTGGCAAATGAGCCTCACCAATAAGGAGATAGAGTTCAGACGGACTCCAAGGGGAGTTTTCGTCTGGGATGGCTCGAAAAGAGGTTTGAGACCCCTGCGACTTCACCACCCAACGAGTCGCACTCGTATGTTCTTTACGCTGCCTACTTATTCTTAAATGTGCTTTTCCTAACTTCTGTCTAGCTTTTTTGCGATTAGATGAACCTTTCTGTTTCTTAGAAAGGCGACGTTGAAGGTGTTTTAACTTCTGTTCACCTTCCCTAAAGAAACGAGGATTGGGTTCTTTATGTCCATTAGAGTCGGTGTAAAATGACTCTAAACCAACATCTAAGCCAATAGTTTTCTTAGTGGGTTCTAATTGTTCTTTAACTTCTTTATTGATTAAGAATTGGCAGTAATATCCATCAGCACGACGAACTAAACGGACTCGTTTAATTTCATCAGGGTGATAGAAATGGAGGTCTATAGTCCCAACTAACTTAACTCGACCAATTCCTTTTTTGTCGGTGAAAGTAATATGCTTTCGGGTGTTTAAGTCCAGTTTCCAACCGCAGGTTTTATATTCAACGCTTCGGTTGTTTTTCTGAAACTGGGGATACCCTTTTTTACCTTTGATTCCCTTTTTACAGTTATCGTAAAACCGACTAATTGCAGACCAAGCCCGTTCAGCAGCCGATTGTCGAGCCATCGAGTTTAATTCTTTCGCCCAAGAAAACTCTTCTGCTAATTGTTTGCAGAGTTTGTTCAAAGCATATTTGTTAACGCCTTGATTATCCATCCAGTAACGAAGGCATTTATTTCGGATGAACTGAGTCGTCCGAATTGCTTCATCAATGGCTTGGTATTGAGTTTTTTTGGCTTTGACCTTAAACTCTAAAACAAACATTTTATGCTGAACTTGCTGGTTAAATTTATTCTAACACAAAGATTTAAGAGTGTCCTGTCGGACTTCTGTTTGAGGCGTGACGATTCATCCCCCATTAACACTGACGGTATAATGGGGGTCTTCTCGTCACATTCAGATAAATCCCCCCTTTCCTTTGCAAAGGGGGGAGAGGTGGGATTGATACAAGACAAACTGTCTTTAATGACAGATCAGGAATTTCAGATTAGATGAAGCTCAATTCATCGCTAGTGTCGAAATCGGTTTCTCCTTCCATAATCAGGCTAGAGGGAAACGGTTCATTGATTTGGCTCGCACTCAACTCACTGATTCCAGCGTCTGTTTCTTGTAATGTTAATGCTGTAATTGCGCCATCGATTTCTTCTCCATCTTCAAAACTTTCTCCGCCAAAGGTGATTTCACCGCCAGCAACAGCCACCTCGGTACTGCCATCATCAAAATTGACAGCACTGGTTGTGTTGGGAGAAGCTAGAATCTCGGCAGTCAGATTATCATTGCCATCAAGGATTTCCAGAGTCGAACCATCCCGTCGGTAGGTAAAATCGCTGCTAGTCCCAGTCAGATTGATGGTTGCACCTGCGTCTAAATTGTTAGCACCAGCCCCTTCTTCAATATTGAAGGTGCGAGAGCGATCTTGCGTTCCTGCAAAGTCCATGAAGAATCCAGAACTCACGGGAACGACTTGCGGTGCATTCTCTTGAAGAATCGTTATCGTATTAGAAATAATGGGAGCATTGATAGTAATGGTGACTGTGGCTGTATCACTGTTGCCATTACCATCGCTGACAGTGTAGGTAAAGCTATCACTCTCGGTGTCTCCACCATCGAGATCCTCAAACTGACCATTGGGATCATAGTCAAAAGACCCGTTCTCATTCAGGGTGAGGAGGGCTCCCGACTCTAAAGCGATTTCGTTCCCGACTTCATTGCTGTCACCATTAACGGCGGTGATCGTCAGTGTGTCTCCATCGGGATCACTATCGTTGGCTAAAACCCCATTCTCGGCGTTAACACTCAGGACTGTTTCTTGATTTGTGGTCAAACTATCAGCACTGGCAACGGGGGGTTGGTTTTCGGGTTCTTCATTAGCAATATTGATCCCGTATAAGGTGGTTGAACCACTGATTTCGTTTCCGACAGCGAGTAAGGGTTGACCATTGGGGCTTTCTTCAGCAGAAATAAAGTCAAAGCCTTCGGGTCCTAAATCCCCTGCTGCGGGATTGAGACTTTCATCCTCAAGTTGTACCGAAATCGGATCGCCATTGTCATCAACAAAGTTGCGATTATTGATGTACTGAACGAACTCAGGGGAAGTGGGGTCAGACAGGTTGTAAACCATGATGCCACCGATGCGTTCTAAACCAATGAAAGCATAAGGGGTTCCCTCAATAACGCCTGTCGCGATCGCTTCTGGTTCGGGTCCTTTGGCATCACTGCGAGCATCAAACTCGTTTTCGTCGTTGTCGTTATTGAAAGCAATTTCAGGTAAGATCCCTTGCTGAATTTGATCGGCAATAATCTTCTCGAAATCATCGCCGCTATCAAAGATCAAGTTACCCGATTCATCAAAGACAGAGAAGGAACGACCGCCGTAGTTATAGAGTTGTTCAATTAAGCCATCATCATCGGTATCGCCAGTAGCACTGGTAAAGTCGAGTTCGCCCAG comes from Halothece sp. PCC 7418 and encodes:
- the ltrA gene encoding group II intron reverse transcriptase/maturase, encoding MRQSSGLVTKYRRWFWLSFLTFRMDDPTWLWRNINWKKVEVKVFKLQKRIYQASQRGDVKKVRKLQRLLSKSFYAKLFAVRTVPQDNQGKRTAGVDGVKSLTPPERLTLAGSLQFANKSKPARRVWIPKSDGSKRGLGIPTLYERAKQAVLKLALEPEWEAKFEPNSYGFRKGRACHDAIEAIWNGLRTKDKYVLDADISKCFDRINHDYLLQKLNTSPTFARQIRAWLKAGIVDGGSLFPTKEGTPQGGVISPLLANIALHGLETIVREYIVNQPPERVGIKGKRDKLRTLDFVRYADDFVLMHWNREIVEECKVIIEDFLSKIGCELKPSKTRICHTAKTVEDDKVGFDFLGFTIRQYEVGKHQHGKKKSNLMTIIKPSDEKVKLHYQKLADTIDRHQASNQINLIQELNSIIKGWSNYYSACCSFETFKDLDNKMWSKLRRWAKRRHPNKNWEWVTNKYWRQAVKSRKDKWVFSSTDGLYLIKHSWTPHQNYVKVKGDASPFNGDWRYWSSRMGSYPDVKVEVAKLLKTQKGKCAICGLHFQDGDLWEVDHITPRSKKGKNTLRNKQLLHRHCHDVKSRNDGSYEGCA
- a CDS encoding RNA-guided endonuclease TnpB family protein, translated to MFVLEFKVKAKKTQYQAIDEAIRTTQFIRNKCLRYWMDNQGVNKYALNKLCKQLAEEFSWAKELNSMARQSAAERAWSAISRFYDNCKKGIKGKKGYPQFQKNNRSVEYKTCGWKLDLNTRKHITFTDKKGIGRVKLVGTIDLHFYHPDEIKRVRLVRRADGYYCQFLINKEVKEQLEPTKKTIGLDVGLESFYTDSNGHKEPNPRFFREGEQKLKHLQRRLSKKQKGSSNRKKARQKLGKAHLRISRQRKEHTSATRWVVKSQGSQTSFRAIPDENSPWSPSELYLLIGEAHLPSPIIPVCGMTSLPLSKRWLREDKAG